The following are encoded together in the Nymphaea colorata isolate Beijing-Zhang1983 chromosome 14, ASM883128v2, whole genome shotgun sequence genome:
- the LOC116267714 gene encoding uncharacterized protein LOC116267714 yields MNVVGPKTGSGLMHPVQHVCPKRVSLWKWGRLNLWVFLGDGRYEKIRFVSLAISASSSDGFSPQIGDNKLKYNPSEDLFGLEADPQPRKLIFTGPKLRSWFGPNGQYVRELPCPSCRGRGYTPCTECGIDRSRLDCSQCNGKGVRTCRQCFGDRVIWEESIDERPWEKARSSSPFKVKEDDDVDKLVVKLSSRRKRVYKPVSPEVGEKISRSLRSLNAKTGMFTKRMKDIHSDPVLRAQRIAAIKKAKGTDAARKRTSEALKSFFSDPQNRQKRSISMKGLKFYCRNCGKEGHRRHYCPERKAGSYDSRYKCSVCGGRGHNRKTCDKFKGSDETKKPEPMVHRCRICGEVGHNRRRCPKVTQQSGASGAGLLISKGVGSYSCGICSRKGHNARTCRNRT; encoded by the exons atgaaCGTTGTTGGCCCAAAAACTGGCAGTGGTTTGATGCATCCCGTTCAACATGTGTGCCCAAAACGGGTTTCTTTGTGGAAGTGGGGACGACTGAACTTGTGGGTCTTTCTTGGGGATGGAAGATACGAAAAGATCAGATTCGTTTCTTTGGCAATTTCGGCCTCCAGCAGCGATGGTTTTTCCCCTCAAATCGGTGACAACAAG CTGAAATACAATCCGTCAGAGGACCTTTTTGGGCTTGAAGCTGATCCACAACCAAG gAAGTTGATATTCACTGGTCCCAAGCTTAGGTCTTGGTTTGGACCAAATGGGCAGTATGTCAGGGAATTGCCATGTCCTAGTTGCAGAGGCAGAGGTTACACACCCTGTACAGAATGTGGAATTGATCGGTCTCGTTTGGATTGTTCACAGTGCAATGGGaag GGTGTAAGGACATGCCGGCAATGCTTTGGAGACCGTGTGATATGGGAAGAATCTATTGATGAGCGACCATGGGAAAAGGCACGTTCTAG CTCTCCATTTAAGGTGAAggaggatgatgatgttgaCAAACTGGTAGTAAAGCTGTCTTCAAGAAGAAAACGGGTATATAAGCCAGTCTCCCCTGAAGTTGGAGAGAAGATCAGCCGCTCTCTGAGA AGTTTAAATGCTAAAACTGGAATGTTTACCAAAAGAATGAAGGATATACATTCTGATCCTGTCCTTCGTGCACAGAGGATTGCCGCAATTAAG AAAGCTAAAGGCACTGATGCTGCAAGAAAACGTACCTCAGAAGCTCTCAAATCTTTTTTCAGTGATCCACAAAACCGTCAAAAAAGAAGCATTAGTATGAAAG GATTGAAGTTTTACTGCAGAAATTGTGGGAAGGAAGGACACAGGAGGCATTATTGTCCAGAGCGAAAAGCAGGATCTTATGACAGTCGATATAAATGCAGCGTTTGTGGAGGACGAGGGCATAATAGGAAGACATGTGATAAGTTTAAGGGGTCAGATGAAACGAAGAAACCGGAGCCAATGGTCCATCGATGCAGGATTTGTGGTGAAGTTGGCCATAATCGTAGGAGATGTCCTAAGGTTACTCAACAGAGTGGCGCTTCAGGGGCTGGCTTATTGATTTCCAAGGGAGTCGGGTCTTATTCTTGTGGTATATGTTCAAGAAAAGGGCACAATGCTAGAACATGCAGAAATAGAACTTGA